One stretch of Sylvia atricapilla isolate bSylAtr1 chromosome 4, bSylAtr1.pri, whole genome shotgun sequence DNA includes these proteins:
- the LOC136360188 gene encoding uncharacterized homolog, whose amino-acid sequence MEFIFLVLYFSFFLCLCALVCLYFSGCQEMTYKHEGKKCTDALQGNIS is encoded by the coding sequence ATGGAGTtcatatttcttgttttgtatttttctttttttctctgcctctgtgcttTGGTGTGCCTGTATTTTTCTGGCTGCCAAGAAATGACATATAAGCATGAAGGTAAGAAGTGTACTGATGCATTACAAGGAAATATATCTTGA